GAGCTGGCGCTGGCATCGTTCGGCGCGGAAGCGCTCACCGTCGCGCAGATGGAAGAGTCGCTCGCGGCGCTCGAATCCGCGATTTCGGATGCCCACGCGGGCGCCGACGCGAAGTCTTCCGACGAACCCAAAGCGAGCGCGCCGCATCCCGAAGCCGCGCCCGCGAGCCGCGAATTGGCACCCGCGCCCAAGCGCACGCCCGATCCCGCGCTGCTCGACAATCCGCATCTGCAAGCGTGGCGCAATCGCCTGACTGGCCTGCGCGAGCGCAACCAGATTGCCCGTCCGCTGCGCGCGTGCGGCCGTCTGACGCGCGCGGCCGGTCTCGTGCTCGAAGCCGTCGGCCTGCGTCTCGCCGTCGGTTCGGAAGTGATGATCGAGTTGCCGCCCGGCAGCACGCGCACGATGGCGGAAGCCGAAGTGGTCGGCTTTCACGGCGACAAGCTCTTTCTGATGCCGACGACGGAAGTCGCCGGTCTGTTGCCCGGCGCGCGCGTCTATCCGCTGGAAGTCGCGCCCATCGCCGATCCGATGGCGGGCGCGAAGCGTCTGCCCGTCGGCTGGGAACTGCTCGGCCGCGTGGTCGATGCGTCGGGCAAGCCGCTCGACGGCTTCGGTCCGCTCAACTCGCGCAACGACGCGCCGCTCACTGCGCCGACCATCAACCCGCTGCATCGCGAGCCGATTCACAAGGTGCTCGACGTCGGCGTGCGCGCGATCAACGCGCTGCTCACCGTCGGACGCGGCCAGCGCATGGGCCTGTTCGCGGGTTCGGGCGTCGGTAAATCGGTGCTGCTCGGCACGATGGCGCGCTACACCAGCGCGGAAGTGATCGTGATCGGCCTGATCGGCGAACGCGGCCGCGAAGTGAAGGAATTCATCGAACAGATTCTCGGCGAGGAAGGTCTCGCGCGCTCGGTCGTGGTGGCCGCGCCTGCCGACGTCTCGCCGCTGCTGCGGATGCAGGGCGCCGCCTACGCGACGTCGCTCGCCGAATATTTCCGCGAT
This genomic interval from Paraburkholderia sabiae contains the following:
- the fliI gene encoding flagellar protein export ATPase FliI; protein product: MVKPTIEDIQHSDLTPLERELALASFGAEALTVAQMEESLAALESAISDAHAGADAKSSDEPKASAPHPEAAPASRELAPAPKRTPDPALLDNPHLQAWRNRLTGLRERNQIARPLRACGRLTRAAGLVLEAVGLRLAVGSEVMIELPPGSTRTMAEAEVVGFHGDKLFLMPTTEVAGLLPGARVYPLEVAPIADPMAGAKRLPVGWELLGRVVDASGKPLDGFGPLNSRNDAPLTAPTINPLHREPIHKVLDVGVRAINALLTVGRGQRMGLFAGSGVGKSVLLGTMARYTSAEVIVIGLIGERGREVKEFIEQILGEEGLARSVVVAAPADVSPLLRMQGAAYATSLAEYFRDQGKHVLLLMDSLTRYAMAQREIALAIGEPPATKGYPPSVFAKLPALVERTGNGPEGGGSITAFYTVLTEGDDQQDPIADSARAILDGHIVLSRALAEAGHYPAIDIEASISRAMTALINDAHLDRTRQFKQMLSRYQRNRDLINVGAYSAGRDAVLDKAIALYPRMEAFLQQGFRESAGFDASVAHLDSLFG